A single Mus caroli chromosome 15, CAROLI_EIJ_v1.1, whole genome shotgun sequence DNA region contains:
- the Ttll12 gene encoding tubulin--tyrosine ligase-like protein 12 has protein sequence MEIQSGPQPGSPSRAERLNARLLDEFVSLHGPTLRASGVPERLWGRLLHKLEHEVFDAGEMFGIMQVEEVEEAEDEDTREAQRKQPNPGGELCYKVIVTSESGVRADDPNSIFLIDHAWTCRVEHARKQLQQVPGLLHRMANLMGIEFHGEVPSPEVVALVLEEMWKFNQTYQLAHGTAEEKVPVWYIMDEFGSRIQHSDMPSFATAPFFYMPQQVAYTLLWPLRDLDTGEEVTRDFAYGEADPLIRKCMLLPWAPADMLDLSFSTPEPPAKYYQAILEENKEKLPLAISPVARPQGHVFRVHCDVQQVLGHLTHPRFTFTDSEADADIFFHFSHFKDYMKLSQESPQVLLNQFPCENLLTVKDCLASIARRAGGPEGPPWLPRTFNLRTELPQFISYFQHRERRGEDNHWICKPWNLARSLDTHVTNNLHSIIRHRESTPKVVSKYIESPVLFLREDVGNVKFDIRYIVLLRSVRPLRLFAYDVFWLRFSNRPFALDDLDDYEKHFTVMNYDPDVVLKQVHYNEFIPQFEKQYPEFPWSDVQAEIFKAFTELFQVACAKPPPMGLCDYPSSRAMYAIDLMLNWDNHPDGKRVMQPQILEVNFNPDCERACRYHPSFFNDVFSTLFLDETDNCHVTRII, from the exons ATGGAGATCCAGTCCGGGCCGCAGCCTGGCAGTCCCAGCCGCGCCGAGAGGCTGAACGCGCGACTGCTGGACGAGTTCGTGTCGCTGCACGGCCCCACGCTGCGCGCCTCGGGAGTCCCGGAGCGACTATGGGGCCGCCTTCTGCACAAGCTGGAGCACGAG GTTTTCGATGCCGGGGAGATGTTTGGGATAATGcaggtggaggaggtggaggaggctgAGGACGAGGACACCAGGGAGGCTCAGAGGAAGCAACCCAACCCTGGGGGTGAGCTGTGCTACAAGGTCATTGTGACCAGTGAGAGCGGCGTCCGGGCTGACGACCCCAACAG CATCTTCCTCATCGACCATGCCTGGACGTGCCGTGTGGAGCATGCACGCAAACAGCTGCAGCAGGTACCTGGACTCCTGCACCGGATGGCCAACCTCATGGGCATCGAGTTCCATGGGGAAGTGCCCAGCCCAGAGGTTGTGGCCCTAGTGCTGGAGGAGATGTGGAAATTCAACCAGACCTATCAGCTGGCCCACGGG ACAGCCGAAGAGAAGGTACCAGTGTGGTACATCATGGATGAGTTTGGCTCAAGGATCCAGCACTCAGACATGCCCAGCTTCGCCACTGCTCCCTTCTTCTACATGCCCCAGCAGGTGGCATACACGCTGCTGTGGCCCCTAAGGGACCTAGACACAGGCG AGGAGGTGACCCGGGACTTTGCCTACGGAGAGGCAGACCCTCTGATCCGGAAATGCATGCTGCTGCCCTGGGCCCCCGCCGACATGCTGGACCTCAGCTTCTCtactcctgagcctcctgccaAGTACTACCAG GCCATTTTGGAGGAGAACAAGGAGAAACTGCCGCTCGCCATTAGCCCAGTGGCACGTCCCCAGGGCCACGTCTTCAG AGTCCATTGCGACGTGCAGCAGGTGCTTGGCCACCTCACTCACCCTCGCTTCACCTTCACTGATAGCGAGGCTGACGCCGACATCTTCTTCCACTTCTCACACTTCAAGGACTACAT GAAACTCAGCCAAGAGAGCCCACAGGTGCTACTCAACCAGTTCCCCTGTGAGAACCTGCTGACTGTTAAGGACTGTCTGGCCTCCATCGCTCGCCGGGCTGGGGGTCCTGAGGGTCCCCCCTGGCTACCCCGAACCTTCAACCTGCGCACTGAGCTGCCCCAGTTTATCAGCTATTTCCAGCACCGGGAGAGACG GGGTGAAGACAACCACTGGATATGCAAGCCCTGGAACCTGGCCCGCAGCCTGGACACTCACGTCACCAACAACCTCCACAGTATCATTCGGCACCGAGAGAGCACCCCCAAG GTTGTGTCCAAGTACATCGAAAGTCCCGTCTTGTTCCTCCGAGAAGATGTGGGGAACGTCAAGTTTGACATCCGCTACATCGTGCTGCTGCGCTCAGTGAGGCCGCTGAGGTTGTTTGCATACGATGTGTTTTGGCTACGCTTCTCCAATCG GCCCTTTGCCCTCGATGACCTAGACGACTATGAGAAGCATTTCACTGTCATGAACTATGACCCGGATGTGGTGCTGAAGCAG GTGCACTATAATGAGTTCATCCCCCAGTTTGAGAAGCAGTACCCAGAGTTTCCCTGGAGTGATGTTCAG GCTGAGATCTTCAAGGCCTTCACGGAGCTGTTCCAAGTGGCATGTGCCAAGCCACCACCCATGGGCCTCTGTGACTACCCCTCATCCCGGGCCATGTATGCTATTGACCTCATGCTCAACTGGGACAACCACCCAGATG GAAAGCGGGTGATGCAGCCCCAGATCCTGGAGGTGAACTTCAACCCCGACTGTGAGCGAGCCTGCAGATACCACCCCTCATTCTTCAATGATGTCTTCAGCACTTTGTTTCTGGACGAGACCGACAACTGCCATGTCACCCGCATCATCTAG